AGAAAAGCCAGCAGGACGAGGAAAAGAAAGCGAAGCCAGCCAAACATCCATATAAAGGTGGGCAGATTGATATATCGCTGTGAAAATCGATGAGGAGTAAACAGAATGTATATCATTATAGGCATTAGTTTTTTAGTTCATATTTTCACTATATTAGCTATTGTTGTTTTGTATCAACGACGCACGCTAGAACGAGTCTCTTTGCCTTCGGTGAAGGAAGATGTGGAAACGCTTCACCAGAGCATGGAGGCTTTTATTGATGAAATTGAGAAGGAAAATGAGGGCCTCTATGAGCGTATGGTGGGCTATATTCAAGAGAAGGATGAATCGTATCAAAATGATGTGAAGCTTCTCGAAGAAAAAATTCAAAGATTGGAAAAAGAAATGTACCATCCCGAACGAAACTCTAGCAAAACAGAGGGGCATATTAAGTCCAAAGCAGTTGAACAGTCCTCAATGGATGTCGTGCGTGGAGATGAGTCTAGCGAAGAAGAAAGTCATGATATGACTGAAAGAGCGTCGGAACCTCCCTTCCAAACAGAAGCAACTGATAGAGAAGAGGCTGCTATAGAAGGTCCAACTATAGAAGAATCAGCCATGGAAGAACCAGCATCTGCTCCCAATAAATTTGAGCAGGCCAAGGAGCTTTATAGACAAGGGTTTTCTATAGACCATATTGCAAAAGTGTTACAAATGGGAAAAGGTGAGGCTGCTCTAGTTGTTCATTTAATGAAGAGAAAATAATTAGAACCATACGCTAAAGTATAAAGGCTTATTTCTAGGGCTCACTAGGGGTAGGCTTTTAACTTTTTATCAACTATAAAAACTTGTTTCAGAGCATTGAATTATTTTTTTCATTGTGTTATATTTACAAATGGTGTTAATCATTACACACGCAAGCCTTAGAGTAGATCATGGTGCTTAAGACTTATACTTAAGTTTGATATGCTGGCATAAAGCCAAGGCTTAGCGGAGGAACAAAACCAAAGGAGGAAACAAACATGGCAGTAATTTCTATGAAGCAGTTGCTTGAAGCTGGTGTTCATTTTGGACATCAAACACGTCGTTGGAACCCGAAGATGGATCGTTACATCTTCACTGAAAGAAATGGTATTTACATCATTGATCTACAAAAGACAGTGAAGAAGGTTGACGAAGCGTATAACTTCGTTAAAGAATTAGCAGCAAACGGTGGGAAAATGCTTTTTGTTGGAACAAAAAAGCAAGCTCAGGATTCCGTTAAAGAAGAAGCGATTCGTTGTAACATGTTTTTCATCAACCAACGTTGGTTAGGTGGTACTTTAACAAACTTTAAGACGATCCAAATTCGTATTAACCGCCTGCACAAGCTTGAGGCTATGGAAACAGACGGAACGTTTGAAGTATTACCTAAAAAAGAAGTTATTTTACTTCGCAAAGAAAAAGAACGTCTTGAGAAATTCTTAGGCGGAATTAAAGATATGAAGGGCTTACCAGACGCATTGTTTGTTGTTGACCCTCGTAAAGAGCGTATTGCTATTGCAGAAGCTCGTAAGCTAGGTCTTCCAATCGTTGCGATTGTTGATACAAACTGTGATCCTGATGAAATTGATTACGTGATTCCTGGTAATGACGATGCGATTCGTGCCGTTAAATTACTTACAGCTAAAATGGCAGATGCTATCTTAGAAGGAAACCAAGGAGAGCAGACTACTACTGCTTAAAGACTAGGGTGGTCTAGGGTGATTGCCCTTAGACCACCTTTTCACTATGTTTTAGAGATTACTACATATCCCTACTGGGGATAATAAGGATATAGAAGGAGGACAATAAAATGGCTATTACAGCTAGTATGGTTAAAGAGCTACGCGAAAAAACAGGTGCGGGTATGATGGACTGTAAAAAGGCTCTTACAGAAACAGATGGTGATTTTGAAAAAGCGATTGAGTTCTTACGTGAAAAAGGATTAGCATCAGCTGCTAAAAAAGCTGACCGTATTGCAGCAG
This portion of the Bacillus horti genome encodes:
- the rpsB gene encoding 30S ribosomal protein S2 is translated as MAVISMKQLLEAGVHFGHQTRRWNPKMDRYIFTERNGIYIIDLQKTVKKVDEAYNFVKELAANGGKMLFVGTKKQAQDSVKEEAIRCNMFFINQRWLGGTLTNFKTIQIRINRLHKLEAMETDGTFEVLPKKEVILLRKEKERLEKFLGGIKDMKGLPDALFVVDPRKERIAIAEARKLGLPIVAIVDTNCDPDEIDYVIPGNDDAIRAVKLLTAKMADAILEGNQGEQTTTA
- a CDS encoding DUF6115 domain-containing protein yields the protein MYIIIGISFLVHIFTILAIVVLYQRRTLERVSLPSVKEDVETLHQSMEAFIDEIEKENEGLYERMVGYIQEKDESYQNDVKLLEEKIQRLEKEMYHPERNSSKTEGHIKSKAVEQSSMDVVRGDESSEEESHDMTERASEPPFQTEATDREEAAIEGPTIEESAMEEPASAPNKFEQAKELYRQGFSIDHIAKVLQMGKGEAALVVHLMKRK